Proteins encoded together in one Musa acuminata AAA Group cultivar baxijiao chromosome BXJ3-6, Cavendish_Baxijiao_AAA, whole genome shotgun sequence window:
- the LOC135581536 gene encoding uncharacterized protein LOC135581536 isoform X4 translates to MAFHHPGPGSASGSASSSSSGFHFLNSPFGDTTLTKVFVGGLAWETKSETLRRHFEQFGEILEAVVITDKNTGRSKGYGFVTFRQSESAKRACADPSPVIDGRRANCNLASLGRPRPALQFGVRPRSAGPNIGGVLVPRGPYVGSPAHQSSVPFGYQQGFPYPPYSYNPYGPEYIFPQNIYNPYMGHHYFQVYGFPGAVNTAVYPFGQFGQPMSGGPGYMAVQSYTMPSNQIVQLSGPNVNGMASAPRPVIQAPYPAGLATPVPAQPHFIVPAHSPQFVQGSGSDQTTV, encoded by the exons ATGGCTTTTCACCATCCGGGGCCTGGGTCGGCCTCCGGATCGGCCTCGAGCTCCAGCTCCGGGTTCCACTTCCTAAATTCCCCTTTCGGGGACACGACGTTGACGAAGGTCTTCGTCGGGGGCCTCGCGTGGGAGACCAAGAGCGAGACGCTGCGCCGCCACTTCGAGCAGTTCGGAGAGATCCTCGAGGCCGTGGTGATCACGGACAAGAACACCGGGCGGTCCAAAGGTTATGGATTC GTTACTTTTCGACAATCGGAATCTGCAAAGAGGGCATGTGCTGACCCGAGCCCTGTTATCGATGGCCGGCGGGCGAACTGCAACTTGGCTTCACTTGGGCGGCCTCGCCCTGCTCTACAGTTTGGTG TGCGCCCAAGGTCAGCAGGCCCCAACATTGGAGGTGTGTTGGTTCCACGAGGGCCATATGTCGGAAGTCCTGCTCATCAATCATCAGTTCCTTTTGGCTACCAACAAGGGTTTCCTTATCCACCATATAG TTACAATCCATATGGGCCGGAGTACATCTTTCCACAG aATATATACAACCCTTACATGGGGCACCATTACTTTCAAGTTTATGGGTTTCCAGGAGCTGTAAATACAGCTGTTTACCCATTTGGTCAATTTGGTCAACCTATGTCTGGTGGGCCTGGTTATATGGCAGTTCAGAGCTACACAATGCCATCTAATCAGATTGTGCAATTGAGTGGACCAAATGTCAATGGAATGGCAAGTGCTCCTCGACCTGTGATTCAAGCACCCTATCCAGCTG GATTAGCAACCCCTGTTCCTGCCCAGCCACACTTCATAGTACCTGCTCATTCACCACAGTTTGTGCAGGGCAGCGGCTCAGATCAAACAACAGTTTGA
- the LOC135640435 gene encoding AT-hook motif nuclear-localized protein 27-like, which produces MAGMESGSASGGDGSSSRYLHHLLRPPQPSTQIPPQESEPSTEESPKLSSDRGGSDHPSDSSPAGTSGGPVRRPRGRPPGSKNKPKPPIIVTRDSPNALRSHVIEVASGADVFECVSEYSRRRGRGVSVLSGTGAVTNVALRQPGASPPGSMVATLRGRFEILSLTGTVLPPPAPPGASGLSVFLAGGQGQVMGGSVAGPLVATGPVMLMVASFANAVYERLPLEGEEEEAAAAQSQQPAVSQSSGVSGGGGGGGDGGSASGAGGVPFYNLSGNMGSYQFPSDAFGWGGGGIRPPF; this is translated from the coding sequence ATGGCCGGGATGGAATCCGGAAGTGCAAGCGGCGGCGATGGAAGTTCTTCGCGCtacctccaccacctccttcgCCCGCCGCAGCCGTCGACCCAAATCCCGCCGCAGGAATCCGAGCCCTCCACGGAGGAAAGCCCCAAGCTTTCCTCCGACCGTGGCGGCAGCGATCATCCGTCTGACTCCTCCCCGGCGGGCACTTCCGGGGGCCCTGTCCGCCGCCCCCGCGGCCGTCCCCCGGGCTCCAAGAACAAACCGAAGCCCCCGATCATAGTCACGCGCGACAGCCCCAACGCCCTCCGCTCCCACGTGATCGAGGTCGCCAGCGGGGCGGACGTCTTCGAGTGCGTATCCGAGTACTCTCGGCGACGGGGGCGGGGGGTCTCCGTCCTCAGCGGCACCGGCGCGGTAACCAACGTGGCCCTCCGCCAGCCCGGGGCGTCGCCGCCGGGGAGCATGGTGGCCACGCTCAGGGGCCGGTTCGAGATTCTGTCGCTGACGGGGACCGTCCTCCCGCCGCCGGCGCCTCCTGGCGCCAGCGGGTTGTCGGTGTTCTTGGCCGGAGGCCAGGGGCAGGTGATGGGAGGCAGCGTGGCGGGGCCGCTGGTGGCGACGGGTCCGGTGATGCTGATGGTGGCGTCCTTCGCCAATGCGGTATACGAGCGGCTGCCACTGGAAGGCGAGGAGGAGGAAGCAGCTGCCGCGCAGAGCCAGCAGCCGGCAGTGTCGCAGTCTTCGGGCGTTTCcggaggcggcggaggcggcggagaCGGCGGTAGTGCTAGCGGCGCCGGCGGTGTTCCCTTCTATAACTTGAGTGGTAACATGGGGAGTTACCAGTTCCCAAGCGATGCTTTTGGATGGGGTGGTGGTGGGATTAGGCCACCTTTCTAA
- the LOC135581536 gene encoding uncharacterized protein LOC135581536 isoform X1, which translates to MAFHHPGPGSASGSASSSSSGFHFLNSPFGDTTLTKVFVGGLAWETKSETLRRHFEQFGEILEAVVITDKNTGRSKGYGFVTFRQSESAKRACADPSPVIDGRRANCNLASLGRPRPALQFGATCNMDVGLFVGLSFLVRPRSAGPNIGGVLVPRGPYVGSPAHQSSVPFGYQQGFPYPPYSYNPYGPEYIFPQNIYNPYMGHHYFQVYGFPGAVNTAVYPFGQFGQPMSGGPGYMAVQSYTMPSNQIVQLSGPNVNGMASAPRPVIQAPYPAVFNITGLATPVPAQPHFIVPAHSPQFVQGSGSDQTTV; encoded by the exons ATGGCTTTTCACCATCCGGGGCCTGGGTCGGCCTCCGGATCGGCCTCGAGCTCCAGCTCCGGGTTCCACTTCCTAAATTCCCCTTTCGGGGACACGACGTTGACGAAGGTCTTCGTCGGGGGCCTCGCGTGGGAGACCAAGAGCGAGACGCTGCGCCGCCACTTCGAGCAGTTCGGAGAGATCCTCGAGGCCGTGGTGATCACGGACAAGAACACCGGGCGGTCCAAAGGTTATGGATTC GTTACTTTTCGACAATCGGAATCTGCAAAGAGGGCATGTGCTGACCCGAGCCCTGTTATCGATGGCCGGCGGGCGAACTGCAACTTGGCTTCACTTGGGCGGCCTCGCCCTGCTCTACAGTTTGGTG CCACTTGTAACATGGACGTCGGTTTGTTTGTCGGGCTTTCTTTTTTAGTGCGCCCAAGGTCAGCAGGCCCCAACATTGGAGGTGTGTTGGTTCCACGAGGGCCATATGTCGGAAGTCCTGCTCATCAATCATCAGTTCCTTTTGGCTACCAACAAGGGTTTCCTTATCCACCATATAG TTACAATCCATATGGGCCGGAGTACATCTTTCCACAG aATATATACAACCCTTACATGGGGCACCATTACTTTCAAGTTTATGGGTTTCCAGGAGCTGTAAATACAGCTGTTTACCCATTTGGTCAATTTGGTCAACCTATGTCTGGTGGGCCTGGTTATATGGCAGTTCAGAGCTACACAATGCCATCTAATCAGATTGTGCAATTGAGTGGACCAAATGTCAATGGAATGGCAAGTGCTCCTCGACCTGTGATTCAAGCACCCTATCCAGCTG TATTCAACATTACAGGATTAGCAACCCCTGTTCCTGCCCAGCCACACTTCATAGTACCTGCTCATTCACCACAGTTTGTGCAGGGCAGCGGCTCAGATCAAACAACAGTTTGA
- the LOC135641785 gene encoding 3-hydroxy-3-methylglutaryl-coenzyme A reductase 3-like, producing MEVRRRLPSRPPSVVAPSPFRDGGACRPPSSSPAVPRLQASDALPLPIRHTNLLFSALFVGSLVFLMRRWREKVRCSTPLHLLGLSEILAIVGLIASLIYLLSFFGIAFVQSIVSSHDEEDDFLLSGAAPDSAPSPAPICPLLSTDGTISSQRNLEITADDEDIVSSVVSGKIPSYVLESRLGDCRRAAGIRREALRRITGRTLEGLPLDGLDYASILGQCCELPVGYVQLPVGIAGPLVLDGREYHVPMATTEGCLVASTNRGCKAIAESGGATSVVLRDGMTRAPAVRLPTARRAADLKAFLEDPNNFETIALVFNRSSRFGRLQGIHCALAGRNLYMRFSCSTGDAMGMNMVSKGVQNVLDYLQNDFEDMDVISISGNFCSDKKPAAVNWIEGRGKSVVCEAIIKEEVVRKVLKTNIPALVELNTIKNLAGSAIAGSLGGFNAQASNVVSAIYIATGQDPAQNVESSHCITMMEAVNDGKDLHISVTMPSIEVGTVGGGTQLASQAACLDLLGVKGASLESPGANARRLATVVAGAVLAGELSLLSALAAGQLVMSHMKYNRSSKDFSKAAC from the exons atggaagtccgccggaggctACCATCGCGGCCCCCCTCTGTCGTCGCCCCCTCCCCCTTTCGCGACGGAGGAGCCTGTCGCCCCCCCTCCTCGTCCCCCGCCGTCCCCCGGCTCCAGGCGTCGGACGCCCTCCCCCTCCCTATCCGGCACACCAACCTCCTCTTCTCCGCCCTCTTCGTCGGCTCTCTCGTTTTCCTCATGCGCCGTTGGCGCGAGAAGGTCCGATGCTCCACcccgctccacctcctcggcctctcCGAGATCCTCGCCATCGTCGGCCTCATCGCCTCCCTCATCTACCTCCTCAGCTTCTTTGGCATCGCCTTCGTCCAGTCCATCGTCTCCTCCCACGACGAGGAGGACGACTTCCTCCTCTCCGGCGCCGCCCCCGATTCTGCCCCCTCTCCTGCCCCCATTTGCCCACTTCTCTCCACGGATGGAACCATCTCCTCTCAGAGGAACCTGGAGATCACTGCCGATGACGAGGATATTGTCTCCTCCGTGGTCTCCGGGAAGATCCCATCTTATGTCCTCGAGTCCAGGCTCGGCGATTGCAGGAGGGCCGCGGGGATCCGTCGGGAGGCCCTCAGGAGGATCACCGGAAGGACTTTGGAGGGGTTGCCGCTCGATGGTTTGGACTACGCGTCGATCTTGGGACAGTGCTGCGAGCTCCCGGTGGGGTATGTTCAACTGCCGGTGGGGATCGCGGGGCCTTTGGTACTTGACGGAAGGGAATACCATGTGCCGATGGCGACCACAGAGGGATGCCTGGTGGCCAGCACCAACAGGGGTTGCAAGGCAATCGCAGAATCCGGAGGGGCCACGAGCGTGGTGCTGAGGGACGGCATGACTAGGGCACCTGCCGTGAGACTCCCGACGGCAAGGAGGGCCGCTGATCTCAAGGCCTTTTTGGAGGATCCCAACAACTTCGAGACCATCGCCTTGGTGTTCAACAG GTCTAGCAGATTTGGCAGGTTACAAGGAATCCACTGTGCCCTCGCTGGGAGGAACCTCTATATGAGATTCAGTTGCAGCACAGGAGATGCAATGGGGATGAACATGGTCTCCAAAGGTGTGCAAAATGTCTTGGACTACCTGCAGAATGACTTTGAGGACATGGACGTCATCAGCATCTCAG GTAATTTTTGCTCGGACAAGAAGCCTGCTGCAGTGAATTGGATTGAAGGACGGGGTAAATCGGTGGTCTGTGAGGCAATCATCAAGGAGGAGGTGGTAAGGAAGGTTTTGAAGACCAATATACCTGCATTAGTGGAACTCAACACGATCAAGAACCTTGCTGGCTCAGCCATAGCTGGATCTCTTGGGGGCTTCAATGCTCAAGCTAGCAACGTTGTGTCTGCCATCTACATAGCCACTGGCCAAGATCCAGCTCAGAATGTGGAGAGTTCACACTGTATCACCATGATGGAAGCTGTGAATGATGGAAAGGATCTTCACATCTCTGTGACCATGCCATCCATTGAG GTTGGCACAGTTGGAGGTGGGACTCAACTTGCTTCCCAGGCTGCCTGCTTGGACCTACTTGGTGTGAAGGGTGCAAGCTTGGAGTCTCCTGGTGCAAATGCCAGACGCCTCGCCACTGTCGTGGCCGGTGCAGTTCTGGCTGGGGAGCTGTCTCTCCTCTCAGCTCTTGCAGCTGGCCAACTTGTGATGAGTCATATGAAGTACAACAGATCCAGCAAAGATTTCTCCAAGGCTGCCTGCTGA
- the LOC135581536 gene encoding uncharacterized protein LOC135581536 isoform X2 — translation MAFHHPGPGSASGSASSSSSGFHFLNSPFGDTTLTKVFVGGLAWETKSETLRRHFEQFGEILEAVVITDKNTGRSKGYGFVTFRQSESAKRACADPSPVIDGRRANCNLASLGRPRPALQFGATCNMDVGLFVGLSFLVRPRSAGPNIGGVLVPRGPYVGSPAHQSSVPFGYQQGFPYPPYSYNPYGPEYIFPQNIYNPYMGHHYFQVYGFPGAVNTAVYPFGQFGQPMSGGPGYMAVQSYTMPSNQIVQLSGPNVNGMASAPRPVIQAPYPAGLATPVPAQPHFIVPAHSPQFVQGSGSDQTTV, via the exons ATGGCTTTTCACCATCCGGGGCCTGGGTCGGCCTCCGGATCGGCCTCGAGCTCCAGCTCCGGGTTCCACTTCCTAAATTCCCCTTTCGGGGACACGACGTTGACGAAGGTCTTCGTCGGGGGCCTCGCGTGGGAGACCAAGAGCGAGACGCTGCGCCGCCACTTCGAGCAGTTCGGAGAGATCCTCGAGGCCGTGGTGATCACGGACAAGAACACCGGGCGGTCCAAAGGTTATGGATTC GTTACTTTTCGACAATCGGAATCTGCAAAGAGGGCATGTGCTGACCCGAGCCCTGTTATCGATGGCCGGCGGGCGAACTGCAACTTGGCTTCACTTGGGCGGCCTCGCCCTGCTCTACAGTTTGGTG CCACTTGTAACATGGACGTCGGTTTGTTTGTCGGGCTTTCTTTTTTAGTGCGCCCAAGGTCAGCAGGCCCCAACATTGGAGGTGTGTTGGTTCCACGAGGGCCATATGTCGGAAGTCCTGCTCATCAATCATCAGTTCCTTTTGGCTACCAACAAGGGTTTCCTTATCCACCATATAG TTACAATCCATATGGGCCGGAGTACATCTTTCCACAG aATATATACAACCCTTACATGGGGCACCATTACTTTCAAGTTTATGGGTTTCCAGGAGCTGTAAATACAGCTGTTTACCCATTTGGTCAATTTGGTCAACCTATGTCTGGTGGGCCTGGTTATATGGCAGTTCAGAGCTACACAATGCCATCTAATCAGATTGTGCAATTGAGTGGACCAAATGTCAATGGAATGGCAAGTGCTCCTCGACCTGTGATTCAAGCACCCTATCCAGCTG GATTAGCAACCCCTGTTCCTGCCCAGCCACACTTCATAGTACCTGCTCATTCACCACAGTTTGTGCAGGGCAGCGGCTCAGATCAAACAACAGTTTGA
- the LOC135581536 gene encoding uncharacterized protein LOC135581536 isoform X3, with protein MAFHHPGPGSASGSASSSSSGFHFLNSPFGDTTLTKVFVGGLAWETKSETLRRHFEQFGEILEAVVITDKNTGRSKGYGFVTFRQSESAKRACADPSPVIDGRRANCNLASLGRPRPALQFGVRPRSAGPNIGGVLVPRGPYVGSPAHQSSVPFGYQQGFPYPPYSYNPYGPEYIFPQNIYNPYMGHHYFQVYGFPGAVNTAVYPFGQFGQPMSGGPGYMAVQSYTMPSNQIVQLSGPNVNGMASAPRPVIQAPYPAVFNITGLATPVPAQPHFIVPAHSPQFVQGSGSDQTTV; from the exons ATGGCTTTTCACCATCCGGGGCCTGGGTCGGCCTCCGGATCGGCCTCGAGCTCCAGCTCCGGGTTCCACTTCCTAAATTCCCCTTTCGGGGACACGACGTTGACGAAGGTCTTCGTCGGGGGCCTCGCGTGGGAGACCAAGAGCGAGACGCTGCGCCGCCACTTCGAGCAGTTCGGAGAGATCCTCGAGGCCGTGGTGATCACGGACAAGAACACCGGGCGGTCCAAAGGTTATGGATTC GTTACTTTTCGACAATCGGAATCTGCAAAGAGGGCATGTGCTGACCCGAGCCCTGTTATCGATGGCCGGCGGGCGAACTGCAACTTGGCTTCACTTGGGCGGCCTCGCCCTGCTCTACAGTTTGGTG TGCGCCCAAGGTCAGCAGGCCCCAACATTGGAGGTGTGTTGGTTCCACGAGGGCCATATGTCGGAAGTCCTGCTCATCAATCATCAGTTCCTTTTGGCTACCAACAAGGGTTTCCTTATCCACCATATAG TTACAATCCATATGGGCCGGAGTACATCTTTCCACAG aATATATACAACCCTTACATGGGGCACCATTACTTTCAAGTTTATGGGTTTCCAGGAGCTGTAAATACAGCTGTTTACCCATTTGGTCAATTTGGTCAACCTATGTCTGGTGGGCCTGGTTATATGGCAGTTCAGAGCTACACAATGCCATCTAATCAGATTGTGCAATTGAGTGGACCAAATGTCAATGGAATGGCAAGTGCTCCTCGACCTGTGATTCAAGCACCCTATCCAGCTG TATTCAACATTACAGGATTAGCAACCCCTGTTCCTGCCCAGCCACACTTCATAGTACCTGCTCATTCACCACAGTTTGTGCAGGGCAGCGGCTCAGATCAAACAACAGTTTGA